TCGCAGTTGAGACGGACGAACTCGGCGGCAAGACCTGGGAGGCGCTCAATTTGTCCCTCAAAGTAGCGGTAATCGATTATGAGGTTCTGCCCCTCGACATAGCCGAGTTCACGTAAACGTTGTTGAAATGGCTTTATGTATTCCGCTGTGCCAGTAACCCCGTTCCCTAGATAACATACGCGCGCGACTTTCTTCGGCTGCTGCGCGTCGGCCGGGGCTCGACCCGCGGCCAGAGTTACAAAGATTACAAGCAGTCCGATAATCTGTTTCATAGCCGCCAATTTTGAATTCATTCTTTTTTCCCTCTGAGTCCGCGCTGCCACAAATATTCCAGCTCGCCCATTTGATCGCTGATCCAGCGCGCCAGGACAAAAAATAAATCGCTCAAGCGGTTCAAATACTTGATCACGTCGTCGTTGATCGCTTCTTCGCGCGACAAACGCAAAACCTCGCGCTCGACGCGCCGGCACACCGTGCGGCACTGGTGCAGATACGCGCCGATACGGCCGCCGCCGGGCAAGATGAACGACTGCAACGGTTCGAGATCTTTCTGGCACTGGTCGATCCATTTTTCCAGCCGCTTGATCTCGTCGGCGCCGACCCGGTACATGCCGGCTTGGAAAAACTCCGGCGGCGTCGCCAGCTCGCTGCCGATATCGAACAGCTCGTCTTGGATCTGGCACAACACCTCGTCGAGAAATCGATGGCCTTCGCCGGACTCGCGGTCTTCCTCGTTGAACAC
The DNA window shown above is from Deltaproteobacteria bacterium and carries:
- a CDS encoding cob(I)yrinic acid a,c-diamide adenosyltransferase; the encoded protein is MAIRITKVYTRTGDRGETGLVGGKRVAKDSLRVEAYGAVDELNSIVGLARVFNEEDRESGEGHRFLDEVLCQIQDELFDIGSELATPPEFFQAGMYRVGADEIKRLEKWIDQCQKDLEPLQSFILPGGGRIGAYLHQCRTVCRRVEREVLRLSREEAINDDVIKYLNRLSDLFFVLARWISDQMGELEYLWQRGLRGKKE